In Chroicocephalus ridibundus chromosome 4, bChrRid1.1, whole genome shotgun sequence, one genomic interval encodes:
- the LOC134514852 gene encoding inositol 1,4,5-trisphosphate receptor-interacting protein-like 1, whose protein sequence is MAATRVLALLVLSIFQLLPMVGDEQDDGKHERVQQRVEQLSLEMTRLLQDHEWSSLDWGALVFAALQQWQFWAIAGVPVLLFRLCWWLRKWSQRPEISHEEESSSSSTELEEEACEGGDSDEEGRLVRDYAKRIQLSVKSMAYRRQVVEELASGLLTVLQERLSSSFFPALQPAIGVGSTFAGWSPAGHDAVYRLLLPLKPPRGHTFHLELGTAGQMPAKNCIRVELECTCMRDQCVEDILCFLHHPEEMLQSNQDSTLLSTFCTGSYLHAQKIACWFQNLVISAWGEMTQSCHYSMEMLPSSRSCKLQLTNASGRSLLVEMVFGVQQGNSDIFLSSQTTEAIFTPSTTWAETYAVAEAKFFRRMARQAPRDTLYLNCLQLCASMLVSAGFSSYTWKTVVMHLLNTIPPSSWGRWDFMMRLQDIMCYLHGCLEEKRLDHFFFGNENMPEDIILPTAFQAAEPINLFQCLVQDPAAHAKAWREFEEVQDRLTRLQVFGV, encoded by the coding sequence atggctgcaacaagagtcctcgccttgcttgtgctaagcatcttccagctcctgccgATGGTCGGCGATGAGCAGGATGATGGCAAGCATGAGCGCGTGCAGCAGCgtgtggagcagctgagcctggagatgactcggctgctgcaggaccatgagtggagcagcttggactggggagccctggtctttgctgccttgcagcagtggcAGTTCTGGGCGATTGCTGGAGTCCcagtcctgctcttcaggctctgttGGTGGCTCCGGAAATGGAGCCAACGGCCAGAGATCAGCCACGAAGaggagagctccagcagcagcacagagctggaggaggaagcgTGTGAAGGAGGAGATTCTGATGAAGAGGGGCGTCTGGTCAGGGATTATGCAAAGCGCATCCAATTGTCAGTGAAGAGCATGGCCTACAggagacaggtggtggaagagctggcGAGCGGCCTCCTCACTGTCTTACAAGAACGCTTGTCAAGTAGTTTCTTCCCGGCgctgcagccagccatcggggtgggcagcacctttgCAGGTTGGAGTCCcgctgggcatgatgctgtctaccgcctgctcctgcccctgaagcctccccgGGGCCACACCTTCCACCTGGAGCTGGGCACCGCAGGGCAGATGCCGGCAAAGAACTGCATCCGTGTGGAGCTGGAGTGCACCTGCATGAGGGACCAATGTGTGGAGGACAtcctgtgcttcctccaccaccctgaggaaaTGCTGCAGAGCAATCAGGATTCCACCCTCCTAAGCACCTTCTGCACTGGCTCCTACCTCCATGCGCAGAAAATTGCCTGCTGGTTTCAGAACTTGGTGATCTCAGCCTGGGGGGAGATGACTCAGTCGTGTCACTACAGTATGgagatgctgccttccagccgctcctgcaagctgcagctgacaaatgcCTCTGGGAGATCCCTCTTGGTTGAgatggtgtttggggtgcagcaaggcaactcggacattttcctcagcagccagactACAGAGGCCATCTTCACCCCAAGCACAACTTGGGCAGAGACCTAcgctgtggcagaggcaaagttcTTCAGGCGTatggccaggcaggccccgcgTGACACCCTCTACCtcaactgcctgcagctctgtgccagtaTGCTTGTGAGCGCAGGCTTTTCCTCCTATACTTGGAAGACGGTTGTCATGCACCTCCTCAACACCATACCCCCGtcaagctggggcaggtgggacttcATGATGCGGCTGCAGGATATTATGTGCTACCTGcatggctgcttggaggagaaacgcctggaccacttcttcttcgggaatgagaacatgcctgaggACATCATCTTGCCCACAGCCTTCCAAGCAGCTGAGCCgatcaacctcttccagtgcctggtgcaggacccagctgcccATGCCAAGGCATGGCGTGAGTTTGAGGAAGTGCAAGATCGGCTCACAAGACTGCAGGTCTTTGGCGTCTGA
- the LOC134514923 gene encoding inositol 1,4,5-trisphosphate receptor-interacting protein-like 1, which translates to MAATRVLALLVLSIFQFLPMVGDERDDGKHERMQQRVEQLSLEMARLLQDHERSSLDWGALVFAALQQWQFWAIAGVPVLLFRLCWWLRKRRQRPEISHEEESSSSSTELEEEACEGGDSDEEGRLVRDYAKRIQLSVKSMAYRRQVVEELASNLLTVLQERLSNSFFLALQPAIGVGSAFEGWSPAGHDAVYRLLVPMKPPRGHTFHLELGAAGEMPAKNCVRVELECTCTRDQGMENVLCSLHQREEGLGRNQVLSFLGILCTGSYLDIEKIARWFQKLVRSAWREMPQSRLYTMKVLPSSRSCKLQLTNASGRSLFIEMMFGVQRGDSDIFLSSQTAEAAFTPSTTWAETYDVAEAKFFRHVARQAPRDTSHLQCLQICAGSLVGTGFSSDVLKTVVMHLLNTIPPSSWRRREFLMRLQDIMWYLHSCLEEKRLHHFFFGNENMPEDIVLPAAFQAAEPINLFQCLLQDPAAHAKALREFEEVQGRLTRLVFCGD; encoded by the coding sequence atggctgcaacaagagtcctcgccttgcttgTGCTAAGCATCTTCCAGTTCCTGCCGATGGTTGGCGATGAGCGGGATGATGGCAAGCACGAGCGCATGCAGCAGCgtgtggagcagctgagcctggagatgGCTCGGCTGCTGCAGGACCATGAGCGGAGcagcttggactggggagccctggtctttgctgccttgcagcagtggcAGTTCTGGGCGATTGCTGGAGTCCcagtcctgctcttcaggctctgctggtgGCTCCGGAAAAGGAGACAACGGCCAGAGATCAGCCATGAAGaggagagctccagcagcagcacagagctggaggaggaagcgTGTGAAGGAGGAGATTCTGATGAAGAGGGGCGTCTGGTCAGGGATTATGCAAAGCGCATCCAATTGTCAGTGAAGAGCATGGCCTACAggagacaggtggtggaagagctggcGAGCAACCTCCTCACTGTCTTACAAGAACGCTTGTCAAATAGTTTCTTCCTGGCgctgcagccagccatcgggGTGGGCAGTGCCTTTGAAGGTTGGAGTCCcgctgggcatgatgctgtctaCCGCCTGCTTGTGCCCatgaagcccccccggggccacaCCTTCCACCTGGAGCTGGGCGCTGCGGGGGAGATGCCGGCAAAGAACTGCGTCCGCGTGGAGCTGGAGTGCACCTGCACCAGGGACCAAGGCATGGAGAATGTGCTGTGCTCCCTCCACCAACGCGAGGAGGGGCTAGGCAGAAATCAGGTTTTGAGCTTCCTAGGCATCCTCTGCACCGGCTCCTACCTAGATATCGAGAAGATTGCCCGCTGGTTCCAGAAGTTGGTGAGGTCAGCCTGGCGGGAGATGCCTCAGTCACGTCTCTACACTATGAaggtgctgccttccagccgctcctgcaagctgcagctgacaaacGCCTCCGGGAGATCCCTCTTCATTGAGATGATGTTTGGGGTGCAGCGAGGCGACTCGGACATCTTCCTGAGCAGCCAGACTGCAGAAGCCGCCTTCACCCCAAGCACCACGTGGGCAGAGACCTATGAtgtggcagaggcaaagttcTTCAGGCATGtggccaggcaggccccgcgTGACACCTCCCACCTCCAATGCCTGCAGATCTGCGCTGGTAGCCTGGTGGGCACAGGCTTTTCCTCTGATGTCTTGAAAACGGTTGTGATGCACCTCCTGAACACCATACCCCCGtcaagctggagaaggagggaattCCTGATGCGGCTGCAGGATATCATGTGGTACCTGCACAGCTGCTTGGAGGAAAAACGCCTGCACCACTTCTTCTTTGGTaatgagaacatgcctgaggACATCGTCTTGCCCGCAGCCTTCCAAGCGGCTGAGCCaatcaacctcttccagtgcctgctgCAGGATCCAGCTGCCCACGCCAAGGCACTGCGTGAGTTTGAGGAAGTGCAAGGTCGGCTCACAAGACTGGTCTTCTGCGGAGACTGA